From Sebaldella sp. S0638:
CCAGTATTATACTTTCATTAAAATTACCTTTTCCTGTTTCCATGGCTATATAAGTGGTCATAATCCTTGTATACCCTTTTATATTGCCCCCTATCATCATAGCAGCCCCTACTTCAGATATTCCCCTTCCAAAACCTGTGGATACTATAGAAATCATCTGAGGCAGACTTTCTTTTATCATAATAAAAACAGTATGCTTCTTTAAGATACCCAAAGCGGCACAGTTTCTCCTTATATCTTCTTCTATGCTGTTCAGATAGCTGTATGTCAGTGAAATAATAATAGGCAGTATCAAAAATGTCTGTGTAATTATAATTGCCGTAGGTGTAAAAAGGAGTTTAAAGGACCCTAAAGGCCCTTTTCTTGATAACAGCAGATACATAAGAAGCCCCATTAATACCGGAGGCATACTCATAAATGTATTGGTTAGTTTTATTACTAATTTTTTCAATCTGAAATCTTTGAATAAAATAACCAGTGAAATCAAAACTCCGAAAACCGTTGCGGCTAATGTAGAAATTACACTTACAAATAATGACAGTAATATTATTGAAATAATTTCATTCATTATATTCTCCGGTTATTTTTTGAAATTTGGCGTAAAAAGTGATTCTCCGTATTTATCAACTCCGAAATTTTTAATCATCTCAAGAGCCTTGTCACTTGTCATCCACTCTATAAATTTATCAGCTTCTTCTTTATTCTTGATGCCCAGCTTATCATAATTCAGTCTGATCAGGCTGTACTGATTATATAATTTTTTATCATTCTGTACAAGTATTCCCAGTTCAAGCTTGTCTTTCATTGAAAGATATGTAGCTCTGTCAGTAAGTGTATAAGCTTTTTTTTCATCAGCCATCTGCAGTACGGCACCCATTCCTTTTCCTGCTTCTACATACCATGGTGCCTGCGGTGTTATATTTATGGCTTTCCATATACCTTTTTCCTTAACATCTGTTCCTGATTCATCCCCTCTTGATATAAACTCAGCCTTTTTGTCTGCTATCAGCTTAAATGCTTCGTCTATATTGTCAGGAGTTTTCTCTTTAAGTTTCAGGCTGTCGTCTTCAGGTCCCACAAGTATAAAATCATTATACATGAATTCTATTCTTTCAGTCCCGAATCCATTTTTTACAAATTCTTCTTCTTTTGCCTTAGCATGTACCATTAATACGTCAGCATCTCCGCTTTCACCTATTTTCAATGCTTCTCCTGTACCTTTAGCCACTACGCTTACTTCTATCCCTGTATCTTTTGTAAATTCAGGGAGAAGATAATCCAAAAGACCTGAATCCTGTGTACTTGTAGTTGTCGCCAGTATTATTCTCTTTCCGTTCTCTTCCTGCTTTTGCTCAGTTTTTGTTTCGGCATTTTGTGTTCCGCCAGTTGCCTCTTCTTTTTTACCGCATGACAAAATTCCCAATACCAAAGTCGTCAACAATATTAATTTTAAATACAGTTTCATCTCTTTCCTCCTATATATAAATTATAAAAATGCCTTCCCAAAAGCATGTCTGATTGGTGAATAACACAGGTACGGCATTAGTTATACCTTTTTTTCATATTTATAATTTTTTTCAGCAGGGAAAAGTGCGTGGGGCACCTCTCCCTGTTTTTATAAATTTATTATTTCAGACTCATTATTCAGCATATCTATGAACAGAATCTTTTTCCTCAGCAAATCACCGCGTTTAATAAGCAGCTTTATCACTTCGGAACTTTGGTAAGATGCTGTACATGATGCTGTGAACGGAAGATTGCCAAGTATTTTTTCCACACCTTTATCTTCTTTTCCTTTATAGATAATATCCAGAGTTTTATCTCCGGGCAAGACTGTGGCAACCTGACCGTACCATCCTCCGATTGCTCCGTGAACCAAAGGTATATCCAGCTCTTCGCATACTTTCTGTAAAAATTTTTTGGTTTTTATATTATCAAGTGCATCTACTACTACATCACTGTTGTTTATTATTTTGGCATAATTACTCTCATCAAAAAAATCATATATATATTTTACTTTTATTTCGGGATTTATTTCCAAAATCCGCTCATATGCAGATTCTGCCTTGCTTTTTCCCAGAAGTTCCATTTTTGAATACAGCTGTCTGTTCAGATTAGACTCTTCAAATACATCTCCATCTACGACAATAAGGCTTCCTACACCTATTCTTGCCAGAATCTCGATAATGTACCCTCCTAATCCTCCGCAGCCGATTATACATACTTTTTTTTCAAAAAGAGCGGCATTTTCCTCCTCGGATATTGCCTCTATATTCCTTCTGTATCTTTCCTCCAAATTTCTTATCCACCTCCCACCGGCGGAAACAGGGAAAGCCTGTCGTTATCTTTAAATTTATAATCAAGCTTGCCGTCAATCCCGTTTACTAACAGTATTGCCACATCTTTTACGTCTATTTTCAATTCATTGAGAACATCATGAGGGGTAGTATTTCCATCTACAGGAAATTTTAGTATTTTCCCTCTGCCTTCTCTGAAATATGCAAATAATCTAACTTCTATTTCCATGAGTATTCCTCTATACCTAGTTTTTTTAGTGTTTCCTCTGTAGGGATACTTGTATTCTTATCCCATCCTCTTACTTCATAATATTCAGGAAGAAGCTCTGACAGCTTATGAACCCATCCTTTAGACGGCCCGTCGACTATACTGTCTTCGAGAAGTCTTTTTGGAAGTGTGTCGTCATCTTTATCTATTCCCGCACGTAAGTTATAAAGCTTTTCAAGTGTCCAGATTCTGTCTCCGGCTTCCATAAGACTGTTTACATCGAATACTTCTTCTCCGTAACATGCATTTGCCATATCCACGAAATCCTGTGCCCCAAGACCAAAAGTGGTAAATATACAAAGTCCCAGAGAATCAACCACAGCTGTAAGATCATGGAAAACTTTGGCATAAGCTGGCTTTCCTTTCAGCTCGAATCTGTCCAGCTTTTCAGGCTGACCGAGTATTTCAGGACTGATCATATATCCTTTTACGTGACATGCCCCTCTGTTACTTACTGCATATGTAATACCGTGACCTTGTATTCCTCTCGGGTCATAGGCAGGAAGTTCCTGTTTCTTCACAGTCATTGAAAGCTCCGGAGCCCCGTGTTCATCACACAGTCTGTATGAACCTTTTGCAAGTTCATATCCGAATCCTTCTCTTTCTCCCATTTTTCTTGTCCATTCCACGATAGCTTTACTGTCTCCCCAGTCAAGGCTGAGACCGTCTCCTGCTATCTCTTCATCTTTTATAAGACCTTTTTCCTTTAGTTCCATTGCGGCTGCTATAGTAGCTCCTGCCGAAATAGTATCCAGTCCGTATTCATTACAAAGTTCATTTGCTTCATTAATAGTTTCCAGATCATAGTTGTCACAGTCAGAACCAAATGCCCATATTGTTTCATATTCCGGACCTCCTACTTCTCTTCCGTCTTTTAATTTTACCCATCTTCCGCATCCTATTGTACATCTGTAACATGCAGAATTTCTTACCAGACTTGTTTCTCTCAGAGTTTCCCCGCTTATATCATCTGCTTTCGGTGCATATGATTCCTGAAAGTTTTTCACAGGAAGTACTCCGTTTTCATTAATAATGTTTACCAGTACTGCCGTCCCATATGTAGGAAGCCCGTTTCCTGCTACAGGATTATCCTTTAATATCTTTATTTTTTCCAGTGCTACTGCTTTTGCCTTGGCAGGATCAGCATATTCCAGCTTTTTAGTTCCTCTTACCACTACAGCTTTCAGGTTTTTAGAACCCATAACGGCTCCTACTCCTCCACGTCCCGCTGCTCTGTCAATATCATTCATAATTGCCGAAATAAGTGATAATCTTTCACCTGCAGGTCCTATACACATTACCTTTGCATTTTTATCAGTTTCATTTTTCAGGATTTCAGTGGTTTCAGTTACTTTCTTTCCCCATAAATGAGCTGCATCCCTGATTTCCACCTTGTCATCCTCAATATAAAGATAAACTGGTTTATCTGCCTTTCCTTCAAAGATAATCATGTCATTTCCGGTAAATTTAAACTCTGCTCCCCATCTTCCTCCGGAATTGGAAAAAGCTAATGTACCTGTAAGCGGTGACTTAGTCATAACCATGTATCTTCCGCCTGTTGGCATTGTGTATCCTGTGCAGGGCCCTGTAGCTATAATAAGCTTATTTTCAGGACTTAACGCATCTACCTCCGGATCTACCTCCTCAAACATTATTTTGGCTCCCAGCCCACGGGCTCCAATGAATTTTTTTGCTTTTTGAATGTCCAAATTCTCTTCGCTGATACTCGAGTCACTTAAGTTTACTCTTAATATTTTCCCAACATATCCTCTCATACTTATCCTCCTAACCAATTTTTTGTATTTATGTCAAATAATTTAGTAATTAATCAGTTCAGAATTTTTCTGAATTTATAAGTATATCATTTCTCCTAATTCATCATAAGCATACCCCCCCATTTTATCAAGCTGTTTTTTGTACTTATCACTTTTTATAGTATTAAGAAATTCTAAAAACGATTCTAACCCGAGATATTTCACAGGCATAACCAGATCATAATGTTCGTCACCTATTGGTATAAAGTCAAGATTCATTATGTTAGCAGCGGAATAAACACCTATACCGCAGTCGGCATCTCCGTTTTTCACTGCTGCTGCCACTGTAAGATGTGTCATCTCTTCCCTGTCATAACCTCTTATCTCCCCAGGGCTTATCCCTGCTTTTTTCAGCTCATAATCAAATAAAAGTCTTGTTCCTGATCCTTTTTGTCTGTTTACAAAGCTTAGATTATTATTTTTTATATCTTCTATTGAATTAACAGAAAATTGTCTGTCTTTTCTGACCATTATTCCTTGTGTTCTTTTTACGAATTTTATAAGTACCAGTTCTTTTCCGGGAATATATTTTTTTATAAAAGGAATATTATATTCTCCTGTTTCCTCATCCAAAAGGTGCATTGTACTTATATGACATTCTTCATTTCTAAGAGCGGTGATCCCTCCCATACTTCCCACATGTGCTGATGAAAGAGTATATCTGAAATTTCTGTTTTTCATCATATCTGATGCGGTATCCAGTATAGGATCATG
This genomic window contains:
- a CDS encoding ABC transporter permease, which encodes MNEIISIILLSLFVSVISTLAATVFGVLISLVILFKDFRLKKLVIKLTNTFMSMPPVLMGLLMYLLLSRKGPLGSFKLLFTPTAIIITQTFLILPIIISLTYSYLNSIEEDIRRNCAALGILKKHTVFIMIKESLPQMISIVSTGFGRGISEVGAAMMIGGNIKGYTRIMTTYIAMETGKGNFNESIILGLVLLFISFSINFFIGYLVK
- a CDS encoding substrate-binding domain-containing protein, whose amino-acid sequence is MKLYLKLILLTTLVLGILSCGKKEEATGGTQNAETKTEQKQEENGKRIILATTTSTQDSGLLDYLLPEFTKDTGIEVSVVAKGTGEALKIGESGDADVLMVHAKAKEEEFVKNGFGTERIEFMYNDFILVGPEDDSLKLKEKTPDNIDEAFKLIADKKAEFISRGDESGTDVKEKGIWKAINITPQAPWYVEAGKGMGAVLQMADEKKAYTLTDRATYLSMKDKLELGILVQNDKKLYNQYSLIRLNYDKLGIKNKEEADKFIEWMTSDKALEMIKNFGVDKYGESLFTPNFKK
- a CDS encoding HesA/MoeB/ThiF family protein; the encoded protein is MEERYRRNIEAISEEENAALFEKKVCIIGCGGLGGYIIEILARIGVGSLIVVDGDVFEESNLNRQLYSKMELLGKSKAESAYERILEINPEIKVKYIYDFFDESNYAKIINNSDVVVDALDNIKTKKFLQKVCEELDIPLVHGAIGGWYGQVATVLPGDKTLDIIYKGKEDKGVEKILGNLPFTASCTASYQSSEVIKLLIKRGDLLRKKILFIDMLNNESEIINL
- a CDS encoding MoaD/ThiS family protein, coding for MEIEVRLFAYFREGRGKILKFPVDGNTTPHDVLNELKIDVKDVAILLVNGIDGKLDYKFKDNDRLSLFPPVGGG
- a CDS encoding aldehyde ferredoxin oxidoreductase family protein; translated protein: MRGYVGKILRVNLSDSSISEENLDIQKAKKFIGARGLGAKIMFEEVDPEVDALSPENKLIIATGPCTGYTMPTGGRYMVMTKSPLTGTLAFSNSGGRWGAEFKFTGNDMIIFEGKADKPVYLYIEDDKVEIRDAAHLWGKKVTETTEILKNETDKNAKVMCIGPAGERLSLISAIMNDIDRAAGRGGVGAVMGSKNLKAVVVRGTKKLEYADPAKAKAVALEKIKILKDNPVAGNGLPTYGTAVLVNIINENGVLPVKNFQESYAPKADDISGETLRETSLVRNSACYRCTIGCGRWVKLKDGREVGGPEYETIWAFGSDCDNYDLETINEANELCNEYGLDTISAGATIAAAMELKEKGLIKDEEIAGDGLSLDWGDSKAIVEWTRKMGEREGFGYELAKGSYRLCDEHGAPELSMTVKKQELPAYDPRGIQGHGITYAVSNRGACHVKGYMISPEILGQPEKLDRFELKGKPAYAKVFHDLTAVVDSLGLCIFTTFGLGAQDFVDMANACYGEEVFDVNSLMEAGDRIWTLEKLYNLRAGIDKDDDTLPKRLLEDSIVDGPSKGWVHKLSELLPEYYEVRGWDKNTSIPTEETLKKLGIEEYSWK